The sequence tagtatactatactTGAAGTAATTGATAATCATCGATAGACGTGCATGACTACGTGAATACGTGATACATTGTTTCGATAAAAAACTTTCTTAACGGACAAAACTGATAGATACTTACTGTTATTATACGCGACTTTTACGAGAAATGATTGGACTTCGCTGAAGCCTAAGTCTCACTAACGACAAAAACTACCGACCGTacaaaataacgaataaattaTCCGCTACACAAGATTCAAAAGCTTGAGAACGACATGGCTAATGGTCACGCGACGCGAATGGGCGAGACACTTACAAGTTCTCGAAAACTTCTAAGACGAGGAACTCACGACGAAAACGCACGCGCATCGAGTACAACAATGGGAAACAGAACGATTTGGGCGCCAACGTGCGACGGTTATGCGCGTATGGGCATCTCAAATCTCAATGTTTGCAGTTTGTACCTAGTCGGTATAACTTGAACGCGCAAACGATAAGGAATAACCGTTAAGGTATCTCCGTCCACCAACCTACTGGTAATGTAGCAGCAGCTGTGTCGGCAGGCTGCCAGACGCCCGGACTGAGTTGGACGCGGATGGGATTGCGGATCATGTTTGGTCATGGCCACACTGGGTATAAGAGTCGACAGTCGACACTTTAACTTCGACAGTTAAAAAATACGATATGGTAGACattggtattataaaaattaaaagatgtaAAGTCATTTTGTAAATTCCTGACATTTTCAATATTCCTATCTACTATTTAAAAACGTAGTATAAGAAACTTTATAAGTTGTAATTCttctaatttctaaattttaaaaaacacgaAAGATACCTaacaggtatattatttttttttattagcatttgatttttgaagtttaaatttatactagTAAGTCATCAGtcccttttattttattttattttatttttattatattcctatCTTATCAACActtatacttattgtaaaaaataatatatttacagattgtataataaaacaaattaaaaaaaaaaaaaaaaaaaaaaaaaaaaaaaatttatactatGAAATTAGGCATTTAATCGCggaataacgattttagttattttgttgtaattaataaaatattatttctgtgacttgacatttttaacgtgtatttattatattttattattttttatacacacaaacataaatcagttattaaagtaaatagGTAATctcttttttgacatttttttttctatacgcTTTATAATGTTGTATGATTTATACAAACATAGGCGGAACTTGACATTTTCATTGGACTGGGCTATCCTGAGAGTCATTTTGCACCTATCATACCCAAAGGAAAGGGTGGAGGGCGATTGAGAACACCTGTTTTTTACTACAatgcaaatgtattattatttacctatttattaattattgatgttataaatctaaaattgtatcacttttattttaaacttaaattatacatgtGAAATAcagatactaaatatattttaaacatttaaattattatatttttaataattataattattatgtacaattaatttctcaaatttttttcgcatttatacctataataattataggtgtaaatgctaaaaaaatttattaaattaaaaataatatgttcttagaaaatgtatacaatatggtGCTAATTTGCCTGGGCCATGGTCCAGTAAGCCGCGCGTAGTTCCGCCCATAGATACAacgtagtatttattaaatatagccaatataggtaagtaagcaggtaaaattattaaattttataataatttttaaaatctaaaataaatatttaaaataaaatgatgatgataataataataataatcatactaagtaataatactcaatatgatttttacataatatattaatatatttacgttAACTATTCATCAATCTATTCCGATTTGTATTTATGGATTGTGAAATGTGAATATTGTCTATCTCAGGCACATATACATGGGGGGTTCACCCCCCTCGAATAATTTCGAGTAAcaaggaaaaaattgttttattatattgcggcacaatttgtattgctaaattttgtaaACCTCCTccgacattttttttgtatacttgcCTGGTctatctatatacaatatatttcaatttgaaatcaacagattgtattaaaaaaaaaacttacgagCAGAGCTACAAATATTGCTCAAGACTTGGTTCAATTCAGATGTATACTTGCatagtaatgaatatttttcgttcagtatttttaaataacaacactATGGCAGATACATTGTCAGTGTTAAATTATTCCAATATTCAGATGTACCTAAACCTAACTATATACACGTTCGaggattataatatagttggttATCCGGAGAAAAAACACATTTATCTATAACCTACTATGAGTCTATGGATGGTTTTAGGTTTAGAGCAGAGCGATAAATGAACTAGATTTACTATAGGCAGATATTGAGGCATGTGTTGGTTTATTTGTGTTAGCCTttactttttggagtagtaaaaatacttcaatattattTCTGGTACTTAGCAGATTAgatttagtttatactttagGGTGGAATACTGGGATGGGGatttaaaatgaacaattttagtCCTTTTTTTGACGACTgaggaaaactaaaaaaaaaaatcacggaaatagaaaaatgtatgtaacttacaattgttgacaacattttataccatatttttttgtaatttgaaaacgaataactgtggatacttaaaatgtttatcaagtactagtttttttttctataaatattagttacattttttatactttgtcTACTTTTAAAAAGCTTGACAATTGAATACCTAAAAAGTTTCTTATAAGTTTaccttgaaaaaattaaattttacaattatttatgacaATTGCCTgaagttttgacaaaattggaTACCTACACGGcacacgtaaaataacgattacCACCCATCAatctatttttgatattttgttttgatttaaacagtattattatagtcatgAAAATATTCcaccataatttaaattattatttcctacGTACACAATGAAATGTTCGAAATTTTAGAACTGATATCtgatttaaaactgtttataagaattttaaatgttgaaatatttttaatatttttaactcggaaaaaaacttaaaaatcaacaaacaaGATCCCATATAACTTTTTCTTTTAGCAGCTTAAAAATATTGGCAATACATtggcacattttttttaaaatacctatttattgaaatgtaaattgtattatataatattgtatatactgttAACTCTAGCCTGCAgtcttcaataattttttttgttatctccAATAAAAAATCCTCCCAACAACACCATTGGATTATGAGCAATACAAATAGACACACTCATacgacatacatattatatgtatatataacaattcaattatatttctatattagtaTTGGTTGAATTGcaaataatacgtttaaaaaataaatatgataattaatatcattattactgtAGTctgtaacaatataaaatggaaATAAGTTATTCGTATTTCAATATCGTATTATCGTTTCTATTACGTGATCGAATATACTCTATAGCTGTAGGTCATTTACCTacccattaaatattattgattatatattttataataacaattaccgcccatatatcaatatataaatataattattcattaattaccataattatatctattgggttttaattgtttatttataatattttataataattattaaaattgcattatatattgtttGGGCAGTATGATCTTATCTCGAgtaggtacaaaatattattataataggtatacttctTATTACCATTAGCTAATCTTACTAGTACCGCgggaatatttatttaataccacAATAGTACGGTGTGCACAGCTAATTTTTTTCGACTTGTGTCGTCCGCAGATACATACGAATCATTCATAGTTCCATACAAATCTTTTATACGCTCAAACTTGCTTGGCTCAAACCTTAACCTCTTCAATATAAAATCATCGTACCgtctataacaaataatattttataaatctatattatttatttaatcgaatttaaaattacaaaaggaataacaataatatgtccGTCAATGCAACAATGAACAGCGGAGATTCGCGGTTAGATTCGCCGGAGTCCGATTTGATTTGTCTGGATCGTGTCAAAACCGAAATACCCGTGATCGGCTTGGGTTGCGAATACTTTACGAGGCTCATTGCCAGTCTCAAGGTGAGTTTAACACAGCTGtggttacattatattataatatgatattaatcgTATCTCGTAATCTCGTATGCATCTAATATCATCTTTCAGCTAGGTGAATTTTCGAGGGTGTTTATGGAGAATCCCGGAGTGTCCCGATAGGAACCACGGATATCTTTTTGAAACCCACATtttgattacaaaataatatatagatcgtatacatattatattatcattatatttatatttttatttcataactgATTATTtaggaataataatttttttttgtcagtttCTAAAATTATACATGTAGACTTGAGAAaaggaatttattattaatgatatttttatctatgtaattttatatgataCCAAGTCGCGACTCGTagcacaattttattttgagatTCGGAGAACATTCTCCGATTCTTGCAGCTAACATACTTATAAGCGAACTTTTGGTAATTTATGAGTGAGGACTGATAATGCCGATAGTGGTGATTTAAACTGATCATCACTACGTGTCTCTGACTTCTatacagtttttatatatttgagattaaaaaatatagtaagcttatgagttatgacataaattggatttttttagCAGAACTATTTTCCATCCATATGGAATTGAgaattgtgaaataaaaatacttttgataCTCCCATATTCTATACTCAACTATTGTTCTCGATGGCGAATGATGaaaattcttataaaagagGAAAGTTAGGAAATTAAAGGATTTTGCATGTTGAGCAGCTCCGTGAAAAAGTCATTATGTGCAGAGTTATTATGACAATTGTCGtatcaatgtattatactatattatatactttaattatataatcaccATAGTTTTATGTTATGTGTTATCCGACTACCGTATTGCAGGAGTCCTCCGCTGTTGTCGAGTGGAGTCTGAACAAAGCCACCATTGGCGTGGATAATGTTGTCAGATTTCCGTACGTCAAAGACCAATTGTTGGCCATCGACCGGTTGCTGTGTTCGTCGTTGGACTTAACCGAACTTTCATTACCCGTGTTGACTAGAACGCCACAAGAAGTATTAAACCTATTtcgattcaatatattatttcattaatcaaTAACCTATATGTGTTTcttacttacatttttagataaattcaatttcaaatcatggatttttatattttatttttaacccacATTCATCGACTGTTACATAACACCACTTTTATATAACCTACATAAATTATCGAAagaaatcgataaaaatatatggaaaCATAAAAATGACAACGCGTGCCTttgagtaattaataaaaataaatttgtttgaaaaacgcatgactaataactaataagtaaatttaaatacgtatagtTGCTTttgttaacaattaaaattaaataaaaagtaaatgtttCACAGTGTTTGCTTGtggtatactatacctactttaGTTAATTAAagttgtgttaaaaataaaacgccACCACTTAGGTATTCGTGATTACAAATCATTATAATCatctgattataaaaataattaaaaataacgtaGGTGTATTCATTAAAGTTTTCACgaattaggtatacaatttgaaattttatatagataatagatatatacataaaatacttcaagtctgattttatataaaatctaacCTTGATGTGAAACTGTAACTAAATATGGCTTTTGATACCAATACCTATTGGTTATTGTATGAAAgtgaaaagtataaaatgtattctttataaataatgtaaattattatacatgttattaaatatatcatatatttatgtatttgttatatttcaaaataagagttaaaaaaatttaattaaaatcatagtggatgcaatattaaattataatatttgtaaatacaaattttagatATACGATGAAAGTATAGAATACGTGATTGGAATAGTAACACCGATTACCACCTGGGTTGACTTGGAGCTTCTGCCATCAGCAGAGTATTATGTCAATCAATATTTGCCGGAATTGGATCCTGatcaaaaaataagtaaatgtttgatacataattttaagtaaaatattgtctttgcatgtaaatacatataattaacagataaaaaccaattaaaatataaatctttatgtttaaaaattatagttaggcATTCAAAATACCTCTTTAATACAATTCTGAAgtgtttattatatgaaaaggtAATGCCTAAGATATATACATTTCATTagtcatttaaatatacctatttggtttaaaatatgaataataatttacttattggtATGAGGtacgttttttttgtttatatgccaTGTAGATCGATTGTAGAGCACGTGTTGGAGCATATAAAATCGGTAATGATTGATGtaacagtatttatttttcatgctTAAAAGACATTAGTACAACCGTGAAACAAGGTGGTTAATTGATTTTATGTGGCCCTAGGCGCAAATCGGATAGgtacaatactatataattaattaatatctagttgatattgtatacattgtttactgcaagataatattttttaccaatTTCGTACCTAACctaaagatatatttataataatattaataatattcaattatttaaaaccggATTAAGgttctaaaataaatagtcaTTTGTAGTTTACgtgaatgtaataatttttatcaaaaaatgaatGTCCATTTTagcaagtaaaattatttttacttgtattaGCGATATATATAGAGTTATGTTttgtagtaattttatttattaattattgaatatatcaatatttttttaaaattaatgttcatttttaattattgattatgtaagtatactatatatgattttattttattatttcaattaatagtgtataggtacaatactacaatgtatattactataaaatatataaattcatttgTCTATACGGATATACCTAAATCTATTTTAACTTATTCAcccctaaattatatttttggtaaaataaacACTCGTCCAAAcgttatatataactattcaaCCAAAAATATCACATTTGGATCGATTTAGCTAAATAGTTTAtgcctaaaatatttataggaaaataagaacatttaaaattcacaTTTAATGCCTATAaggctttattatatttattaaaaatacgtagGCTCATTAgcctacatatttatttaaatgctaatatagtaatatcctATAttcctataaggctataaaactgtcttgtatatattacaatttataactcgtagatagtaatattttataatggaatttcaagatttgtatgatttttaaattattataattacttagaTTATTTCTCTCTGTTTATGTGTTTTGGTTTACTTATCAtagtattgaaatttttttttatttccttgtttttgaaataaaacaaccaaactaatgagtaaaatagtgtaaaaaataaaataactgatgcaattatgttgtttttattagtttaaaaatttcatttaaaatttattaaatttttgaaataaatattttaacaatgctTATTTTGTCTCCCCTTTAATCTGACCTGGTAGCAAGcacctaataaaataatggttaaTTTATACAAGCTAACACTATACATATCTTCATATCtcttacgtttatttttatttttatcgaatacTAATTGAAGTGTATAAATGTCTTTAGAGCTTATTAATAGTGAAAAGGGTCCAAGAGCATGTCAATTATCCGCGAAGCTTGCTCGTCGCATCAAACAACACGCTTATGCCGAACCAAAATATTTGGGGAGCCTGATGTATAGTTTATATGGAGAATCAATTTTGCTGGCGAAAATAGTAAGTAAAATAGTAGTTAGTAGTAGGCAATACCAAACTATTTCTTCATAACGACATTGAAAGGTGTTTCATTggttattattctaaaattttaattacctattatgtttaaaactcttatattagttatatttaatgaaataaatatgtaagtacctatataatatacacttattatgaaattaactcatattaatatcacatattaactacactgttaataaaatttgaaataaaaaattgattaaataaaaaatattgttgataatcGAGGAATAGTAATATTTGGATGATggattgtattgtatttttaagctaaagtcttataagttataagtaatagGTGAACGGTTTCAAACACTAGAACAAAAAGTTTAATACGATCGAATGTTTAGGAAAAACAATAGACAAAGAATTTAATGTGTGCGATTTTACTATTTTCCTAAGCGTTTACCTAAATGCCAAATGCCTATTTTAAGTcaaacgtataataaaaatgaaacgttattatattattttaaagttctaactatttattattttatattttttataaactgttcATACTCAACCCAAATTTCATAGTTTGTTTTTGAACCAAAGTTGTTGCCAAAGACGTTTTGTCAGATCTGGAAGAAACTCGGCGATGGCGTGACACCAGTTGAGGTAGCTAATAGCTTATTGTTGGTGGAAATGGGCTGTCTACGACTTAGAGAAGGTGCATCTTTACTTGTCAAGATGATAGAAATCTCTGAGCAAATGGCCAAGTATTACATTGAAATGTTTATACGATAtgtgtacgaaaaaaaaaatgtaagtatgaataatatataatataatatagggtaAAACTCTCccgattttttaaaatagtaaactcTCTCGATGGTAAATTCTCACGGGTCAATATTATGTTTGCCTGAAGGCTGGAGGGAATATATACAGTGTACACTCTCTCGGGTCAACATTATGGTTAGCAGTAggaaatatgttatattattctaaatttttaaattagtattcatAGATCCAAATGCAGTTGGAAACGTTTATGTATTCACATTAGCTGCAATAATGTctccacaaaataaaaaatgtgaaacGTTTGCTTCGTACTTAGTTAATACGTATATTGATGAAGATGCATCATATCTTCCAATAATATGGGTTTTAgcattagtaaatttaaaaacaaatcctattttgaatttgaattaatttatttgaattaaagttAACGATTGAATTttcgaaattaataaattaaaattataactaatatgtaaaaacaacaatcattattgtataattttggaTTTTGACTGCAATTACAATATtcctttcataatattaatatcaaatattttttaatattgtttgatttatagatttttgattttttcattgAGTTATGCataaaatgttaactttaaaagaaataacagtaaaggtacctataatgtttattgtttaaaatttcttCATATTCGAatgatgcatttatttttttagtaaaactgAGGTAGGTAAcggtaactatataaaaatgttatgtatacattgtaagtttatcgatttttaattagttatataatattcaaactatCATCATAATAACGTTGTTCATGCGGTATATCGTCATTTACGCGATAGGAATACTTATAGTTTTCACTGACCCttgtataaatatcaatatgcaataaataataatagttaggtaCTGTATGACTGTCACTAAATACCTATTGACTATCGTATTACTGCTGTATTGATATGGCCAATATGGATGTAGAATACTAGAATGTacatgtaaatagtaaatatataatattatatttatattatgtcgatagtgtataatattacaatatgtatagaatatctatttttttaaattcaaatacctacatttcagaaataatttaaatattaatttaatttccataGTAGTAAGCAAGCCCAGATTAAGACATTCGGGGGTACAGGTACCAATACATATGGTTGTGAGCCCcccataaataaaaacaattctttaaaattataaaagtatataataaaacaaatttaaacatttttattttagtatgatAACGATTAATGaagataaaaacatattattttttattaaaatacatatttttaaataaaatgaagtaAAGTATAAAgggttttgatttttaacgtATACCTGAAGTCCTTCATATATACCACTCATGTTAGAAGCGTTGTCATAAGATTGACcacgacaattttttttatatcaagtccagtatttttcagaaattcacataagatattaaaaatgaactCTCCTTTATGACTAAAGTAAGTTACTGGTGTCAGATCAAACAATCGCTCATTAACTatagataaaatacaatatctgAGTACTATATAGCCATTTGATCAATTTTTGTATCTGGGGCAGAGTCCATAATTATAGAGAAGTATTTTGTCTGTTTAACTTCTTCTACTATAAAGTTAAACACGTTCGACGGGTGACGGGCCTCATCGCGCATTAGTTCAAACaagaaataaatacaaatacaaatattcttgtaagtattataaaaaatacaaattatcactcaatataattttaagccgAGAAGACTATGATGGGTCGTTTACTCACGTGGGCCCGGGGACATGCCCCCCTCCCTTAATCCGGGCTTGACCATAAGtcactaatatagtaatacttTCTTTGATAGGTAACGTTAGCTTCtgattgaaatgtattttagtacaaaatgcccaatacaacaaaattatagttCACATGTTTTGATtagtagattataatataaattattatgcatagaataattttgataattttataatgttgatCAGATTatcagaaataatattatattgatgttagTTTGCAATGatcaaatatctaaaataatatgttcttgtAAATATAGCATGTGGTCAACAACATATCGAGAGTAGTACATCCTGAAatgaaaaaacagaaaaaaaacacgGAAACCTATATGTCTCAGCCTGAAAACGTGgaaactaaaacaataaatgagAATACAAACGGTGATGAACATTCAAGATCTCAAAACTTAATAGATTAGGATAGCTTAATAGTTCAAACTTTACGTACACGAGCTATTTTAGCTGTTtcggttttaatattaattattattatagttataatttatattatattttactaattttccttttaaattttgttccaatttttatttttgaattttaagttttaaatgaaagaaatgcatcaattattatataaactttagttttttttgggggtttttaattaacaaggaattaaaaaaaaatgaattatattgtaggtataatattataattgatgggTGTATTATGCTCAGGCGTGTGAATTTATACTTTTTCTAAGTCAttaaattcgtttttgaattattattatttcgttgttcatttttattacttgttataaaatatattcgtttCGTGTAATCGTCTTTAttctcatattatttttttatacttaggtacctactaaaattaaattaattaaaaataaaaataatttcctatCTAGTGAtatacaaaatcatataaaattcaTGATGTCTACATTTTACTATAGGTCAATAGATActtatgtttgataataatacatataaaatataacgatgatgataaataataataatgtacaaacgATAAATACTACATCAGATGATGTAACTCGACATATTTGCCGTAACGTactgcaataattattaattatatatattaaaataagtgtatataggtatgtaaccTACATTGTACTTACGAGTACTGTTTTTTCattacagtaaatatttttagtatatatacttattatacactatttaaGTCAAAAATGTGTTGTACCACTTGTACCTAGTGGCTGCtctcatttattaataaataaatgaattaccacattcaaaagtcaaaatttgaaatttgacaatttatctcattgtacctatataatagtattgtttaaaataaaataataaatgcaattgaAAATACAGTCATTATTGAtgtgtcaatattttttatattagtttattcatCATTCATTAAGCATATTATGTGCTAAAATGTAGGTGTACAAActgaaaatatagtatataaatattatataatatatatatatatatatatagatacatttacctcatagtatattataaataaataacaatgactgtatagtatatattattatataacattgagGATAGATTGCACGAAacaggtatataaataaataataatgctctCGGACAACATATATAGTGCATTATTATGTATCGAACATTTACTCTGTTGTATCTTATTATTGAGTGtcaaaaaaatttgtatacacctataaattataaatttagtcaCTTtattggacaaaaaaaaattgtacacttTTTCGAGAAATTGTtcttaaatatagtttatataatataatagtatatatatgacgagtactatatatttttatggtttattggCATAACATCTAATGGTTTAACGTTTCGCCAATCTAtccgtatgatattattatgcctATTAAATGAGGAACATTTGGTCTtacaagaataaaaaatgaaaaatataaacatattattatattttaacaagtagtatattcattttattcattttatttataatatgtcttatataagtgtgtgtgtatgtgttgcTCGAACTGTTCTCTGAGGAGGGGGAGGTGGCTTCAGGTGGCTTAGCC is a genomic window of Rhopalosiphum padi isolate XX-2018 chromosome 4, ASM2088224v1, whole genome shotgun sequence containing:
- the LOC132930002 gene encoding uncharacterized protein LOC132930002; the encoded protein is MSVNATMNSGDSRLDSPESDLICLDRVKTEIPVIGLGCEYFTRLIASLKESSAVVEWSLNKATIGVDNVVRFPYVKDQLLAIDRLLCSSLDLTELSLPVLTRTPQEIYDESIEYVIGIVTPITTWVDLELLPSAEYYVNQYLPELDPDQKIKLINSEKGPRACQLSAKLARRIKQHAYAEPKYLGSLMYSLYGESILLAKIFVFEPKLLPKTFCQIWKKLGDGVTPVEVANSLLLVEMGCLRLREGASLLVKMIEISEQMAKYYIEMFIRYVYEKKNHVVNNISRVVHPEMKKQKKNTETYMSQPENVETKTINENTNGDEHSRSQNLID